Proteins encoded by one window of Anaerolineales bacterium:
- a CDS encoding MBL fold metallo-hydrolase — MFELLFLGTSASAPSVHRGLSAHLLTVENSHYRFLIDCGEGTQRQILRSGIGFKRLNRVLITHSHLDHILGLAGLFSTLLRWEELSEFEIYGSRYALDRVHQLIYGIVLHGEPPPVPVHLIDLKEGMFFEDDLFTVSAFPVSHRGPGCLGYVFQEKPRRRFRQETATALGVPFGPERARLVRGEAVTLTDGRVIYPNDVLDAEVPGARYIHTGDIGRVEPILSHVQGATALVIEATYLEEDALLADQFGHMTAARAAHFAHQAGVEALILTHISRRSRERDILAEAQAIFPNTYVARDFDRFSIRKDRPVEKLKRERATAELSEPSDPLEDEV, encoded by the coding sequence ATGTTTGAACTGCTTTTTCTGGGGACATCCGCCTCTGCCCCTTCTGTCCATCGGGGCTTATCGGCACATCTGCTGACGGTTGAGAACTCTCACTACCGCTTCTTAATCGACTGTGGTGAGGGGACACAACGGCAAATTTTGCGCAGCGGGATCGGATTCAAGCGGCTGAACCGCGTCTTGATCACCCACAGCCACCTTGATCACATTTTGGGGCTTGCCGGGCTATTTTCAACACTGCTACGTTGGGAAGAATTAAGCGAATTTGAGATTTACGGCAGCCGCTATGCGCTGGATCGTGTCCATCAATTGATATATGGGATCGTCTTGCACGGTGAACCGCCACCCGTCCCCGTCCACCTGATCGACCTCAAAGAAGGGATGTTCTTTGAGGATGACCTGTTCACAGTGAGCGCCTTCCCCGTCAGTCACCGAGGACCAGGCTGTTTAGGGTATGTGTTTCAAGAAAAACCACGCCGGCGCTTCCGCCAAGAAACGGCAACAGCGCTTGGTGTTCCCTTTGGTCCTGAACGGGCTCGTTTGGTGCGTGGCGAGGCAGTGACTTTAACCGATGGGCGCGTCATTTATCCCAACGATGTATTAGATGCAGAAGTCCCAGGCGCTCGCTATATTCACACTGGGGATATTGGGCGGGTTGAGCCGATTCTGAGTCATGTGCAAGGGGCAACAGCGCTGGTGATTGAAGCCACGTATCTTGAAGAAGATGCTCTCCTTGCTGACCAATTCGGACATATGACCGCCGCCCGTGCCGCCCATTTTGCTCATCAAGCCGGCGTAGAGGCATTGATCCTCACCCATATTTCGCGCCGCAGCCGCGAACGGGACATCCTTGCTGAGGCGCAGGCAATTTTCCCCAATACCTATGTCGCACGCGATTTTGACCGCTTTTCGATTCGCAAGGATCGCCCCGTAGAAAAGCTCAAGCGAGAGCGTGCCACCGCCGAACTGAGTGAACCTAGTGACCCTCTTGAGGATGAAGTGTAG